One genomic segment of Mesoterricola silvestris includes these proteins:
- a CDS encoding efflux RND transporter periplasmic adaptor subunit, producing the protein MNRVAMSLPLALLLLAGPGCSRKSAAREEAGNHEHGPQAPEPGGGPVPLEGIRGLRLMKVPEPRLEARWVPGEAIGDETAQALLSSPVKGIVSRILTAPGQTRGAGTVLALIQSPELAHLKAQWISAKARLSRTQADLAREERLFQAGAGARRDLESARSEADTARAEEEAARLGLEAVGLKPGDAGASFALKAPSGGAVVAWKVQRGQGVEAGQELGSFQAAQATVVRLELSQPGPQEWNPGAGSEVRQANGRTWKARLEGTPSALTTDTRRLSYRLRLLGGPLPIPGTPVEVKVPLERGVYLPQSALQQMEGRWGVFVVEKGHAAFRPVKRGAEVKDDVLVLEGLKSGDTVVAEGAYLLKAYQQKRTQPEGEEEGHGH; encoded by the coding sequence ATGAACCGCGTTGCCATGAGCCTTCCCCTCGCCCTGCTCCTCCTTGCCGGGCCCGGGTGTTCGAGGAAATCAGCCGCCAGGGAGGAGGCGGGAAACCATGAGCACGGTCCCCAGGCCCCGGAGCCCGGGGGCGGCCCCGTTCCGCTGGAGGGCATCCGCGGCCTGCGCCTCATGAAGGTCCCCGAGCCCCGCCTCGAGGCCCGGTGGGTGCCGGGCGAGGCCATCGGGGACGAGACGGCCCAGGCCCTGCTCAGCAGCCCCGTGAAGGGCATCGTGAGCCGGATCCTCACCGCCCCGGGGCAGACCCGCGGCGCGGGCACCGTGCTCGCGCTCATCCAGAGCCCCGAGCTGGCCCACCTCAAGGCCCAGTGGATCTCCGCCAAGGCCAGGCTCAGCCGCACCCAGGCGGACCTGGCCCGGGAGGAGCGGCTCTTCCAGGCCGGCGCCGGGGCCCGGCGGGACCTGGAATCGGCCCGCAGCGAAGCCGACACCGCCAGGGCCGAGGAGGAGGCCGCGCGCCTGGGCCTGGAGGCCGTGGGGCTCAAGCCCGGCGACGCCGGGGCCAGCTTCGCCCTGAAGGCCCCGTCCGGCGGGGCCGTGGTGGCCTGGAAGGTGCAGCGGGGCCAGGGCGTGGAGGCCGGCCAGGAACTGGGCAGCTTCCAGGCGGCCCAGGCCACCGTGGTGCGGCTGGAACTCTCCCAGCCCGGCCCCCAGGAATGGAACCCCGGCGCCGGCAGCGAGGTGCGCCAGGCCAACGGCAGGACTTGGAAGGCGCGGCTGGAGGGCACCCCCTCCGCCCTCACCACGGACACCCGGCGCCTCAGCTACCGCCTGCGCCTCCTGGGGGGCCCCCTGCCCATCCCCGGCACCCCGGTGGAGGTGAAGGTGCCCCTGGAGCGGGGCGTCTACCTGCCCCAGTCCGCCCTGCAGCAGATGGAGGGCCGCTGGGGCGTCTTCGTGGTGGAGAAGGGGCATGCCGCCTTCCGCCCCGTGAAGCGCGGCGCCGAAGTGAAGGACGACGTGCTGGTGCTGGAGGGCCTGAAATCCGGCGATACCGTGGTGGCCGAGGGGGCCTACCTCCTGAAGGCCTACCAGCAGAAGCGCACTCAGCCGGAAGGGGAGGAGGAAGGCCATGGCCACTGA
- a CDS encoding TolC family protein — MRHIPFGAVACLLAVQATAQTPLSFTDIQSKARPAPEQWRTEALLAERRLQFQESRGFLREGPALSLSAGPRRTPGAGTTTDRGLEVDLPLFLSPGVRSALATSLGRAHPLLAEAARREGALRLRVAYLDAWLASRILALKETDLATVEGWLRAAQARFDAGADPAFQVSLVEGERLKIQQDLDEARIQEARTWGALVALADLPAAPLPLGDPGPAPVLAADGLERGLQEGPLRKALLAQADLETRSLRLKEAQALSRWSLRGGFAREGQDQVAKFGAALRLPRPGETAAIRSSTEAQVRAVQGEARQALADLDARAASALSRMRKAQAGSAPPDFLRAIQAVGLRLQEGRERPSEALPIRRQLLESQMASLRRTHAQHLLAAEIQTLLPEVDR, encoded by the coding sequence ATGCGACACATCCCCTTCGGGGCTGTGGCCTGTCTGCTTGCGGTGCAGGCGACGGCCCAGACGCCCCTTTCCTTCACGGATATCCAATCCAAGGCGCGGCCCGCGCCCGAGCAATGGCGCACGGAAGCCTTGCTGGCGGAGCGCAGGCTCCAGTTCCAGGAGAGCAGGGGCTTCCTGCGGGAAGGCCCCGCCCTGTCCCTGTCCGCCGGCCCCCGGCGCACCCCCGGCGCGGGGACCACCACGGACCGGGGCCTGGAGGTGGATCTCCCCCTCTTCCTGTCGCCCGGCGTCCGGTCGGCCCTGGCCACCAGCCTCGGCAGGGCCCATCCGCTCCTGGCGGAAGCGGCCCGCCGGGAGGGAGCCCTTCGCCTCCGGGTGGCCTACCTGGACGCGTGGCTGGCATCCCGCATCCTGGCCCTGAAGGAGACCGACCTGGCCACGGTGGAGGGCTGGCTCAGGGCGGCCCAGGCCCGCTTCGACGCCGGGGCGGACCCGGCCTTCCAGGTCTCCCTGGTGGAGGGCGAGCGCCTGAAGATCCAGCAGGATCTCGACGAGGCCCGCATCCAGGAGGCCCGCACCTGGGGCGCGCTGGTGGCCCTGGCCGACCTGCCCGCGGCGCCCCTGCCCCTGGGGGACCCGGGGCCCGCGCCGGTCCTCGCCGCCGACGGCCTCGAACGGGGCCTCCAGGAGGGCCCCCTGCGCAAGGCCCTGCTGGCGCAGGCGGACCTGGAGACCCGGAGCCTCCGCCTCAAGGAGGCCCAGGCCCTGAGCCGCTGGAGCCTCCGGGGCGGCTTCGCCCGCGAGGGGCAGGACCAGGTCGCGAAATTCGGGGCGGCCCTGCGCCTCCCCAGGCCGGGGGAGACCGCCGCCATCCGCAGCAGCACGGAGGCCCAGGTCCGGGCCGTCCAGGGCGAGGCGCGCCAGGCCCTGGCGGACCTCGATGCCCGGGCCGCGTCGGCGCTTTCGCGGATGCGGAAGGCCCAGGCCGGTTCGGCGCCCCCCGATTTCCTGCGCGCCATCCAGGCCGTGGGCCTGCGTCTCCAGGAAGGCCGCGAGCGGCCTTCGGAAGCGCTGCCCATCCGGCGCCAGCTCCTGGAATCCCAGATGGCCTCCCTGCGCCGCACCCACGCCCAGCACCTGCTGGCCGCCGAAATCCAGACCCTGCTTCCCGAGGTGGACCGATGA
- a CDS encoding virginiamycin B lyase family protein: protein MRKPTLTLRSDLRRAAFLAGLAGLGWLPLAAADPVPEGKGAPAEATLDREEIVELMASLLGELKDFRFPAPWTAKAPPVVGGILSDLTLRGLHLRAGADLRGADLRDADLRRVDLTGADLRGADLTRAKLASAILTGARLEGARFYCADIAGATGLDLTGTRLHPFFEIREDEEVGHIKTLNLAELGTALRGQLQNLACGPDGRLFWTEGDDPTLENISVTGLRHAVEAAVDTRLYALVADTRGRLWSVGDRMFGSCSLEGVGQTATGSCVPFNFRKMEFPDPPNQVVAGTDGDVWISLSDRAFRLSLAPSMNQYEVAVLEYRFPGPAAQTRVVANAAGTATAFAIPEQEAVFVFRGPAAPVFRLGLPPGSRPRRMVQGIGGQVWFTQTGTPAIGVIAGDGTAGQVHFLKDPDAQPHGIAPGADGCMWFTDPAKERLGRITAAGVITWFPLAKGNRPLEITPAPDGRMLFTLEGRPSIGSIRTVIRPATWFAAGPADRLGEETAESKAFRPKACPPPRSEGPATPWEVPVYHPRPAPPSRTLGREERQAQHQRRKDVAERALLARQSVETAEPVAPRPSPAAPRSPSKELPALLEHLEAQEVLLTPGAVHHSLARHGSGSTDANGRWAAAWEDPEALAPLIARGLLASGVIAKVTAPDGAFVTACESKEIVGTYRDRLGVHPTRWFRVITERHAVDGQEIQVVMTAYPIAEHWR from the coding sequence ATGCGAAAACCCACCCTGACCCTTCGGTCCGACCTGCGCCGGGCGGCCTTCCTCGCGGGCCTGGCGGGCCTGGGATGGCTGCCGCTGGCCGCCGCCGATCCGGTGCCGGAGGGCAAGGGGGCGCCCGCCGAGGCGACCCTGGACCGGGAGGAGATCGTTGAGCTCATGGCGTCCCTGCTGGGGGAACTGAAGGACTTCCGCTTTCCCGCCCCCTGGACGGCGAAGGCCCCGCCGGTGGTGGGGGGGATCCTCAGCGACCTCACCCTCCGGGGGCTGCACCTTCGGGCCGGGGCCGATCTCCGGGGCGCCGACCTGCGGGACGCCGACCTGCGCCGGGTGGACCTGACCGGGGCGGATCTGCGCGGAGCCGACCTCACCCGGGCCAAGCTGGCCAGCGCCATCCTCACAGGGGCCCGACTGGAGGGCGCCCGCTTCTACTGCGCGGACATCGCCGGCGCCACCGGCCTCGATCTCACCGGAACCAGGCTCCATCCCTTTTTCGAGATCCGGGAGGACGAAGAGGTCGGCCACATCAAGACCCTGAACCTGGCCGAACTGGGGACCGCCCTGCGGGGCCAGCTGCAGAACCTCGCCTGTGGGCCCGATGGCCGGCTGTTCTGGACCGAGGGCGACGACCCGACCCTCGAGAACATCTCCGTGACCGGGCTCCGGCACGCCGTGGAGGCCGCGGTGGACACCCGCCTCTACGCCCTGGTGGCCGACACCCGCGGCCGTTTGTGGAGCGTTGGCGACCGGATGTTCGGCTCCTGCAGCCTCGAGGGGGTGGGGCAGACCGCCACGGGCAGTTGCGTTCCCTTCAATTTCAGGAAGATGGAATTCCCCGACCCGCCCAACCAGGTGGTGGCCGGGACCGATGGCGACGTGTGGATCTCCCTGTCGGACCGGGCCTTCCGGCTCAGCCTCGCACCCTCCATGAACCAGTACGAGGTCGCCGTGCTGGAGTACCGCTTCCCCGGGCCGGCGGCCCAGACCCGGGTGGTGGCCAACGCCGCCGGCACGGCCACCGCCTTTGCCATCCCCGAACAGGAGGCCGTGTTCGTCTTCCGGGGGCCCGCCGCGCCGGTCTTCCGCCTGGGCCTGCCCCCGGGAAGCCGCCCCCGGCGCATGGTGCAGGGGATCGGGGGCCAGGTGTGGTTCACCCAGACCGGAACCCCCGCCATCGGCGTGATCGCCGGGGACGGAACCGCCGGCCAGGTGCATTTCCTGAAGGACCCCGACGCGCAGCCGCACGGGATCGCCCCGGGGGCCGACGGCTGCATGTGGTTCACGGACCCGGCCAAGGAGCGCCTCGGCCGGATCACGGCCGCCGGGGTCATCACCTGGTTCCCCCTGGCCAAGGGCAACCGCCCCCTGGAGATCACCCCGGCCCCGGACGGCCGCATGCTCTTCACCCTGGAGGGCCGCCCCAGCATCGGTTCGATCCGGACGGTGATCCGGCCGGCGACCTGGTTCGCGGCGGGTCCCGCCGATCGCCTGGGGGAGGAGACCGCCGAATCCAAGGCCTTCCGCCCCAAGGCGTGCCCCCCGCCCCGGAGCGAAGGTCCCGCCACCCCCTGGGAGGTTCCCGTCTATCACCCCAGACCCGCGCCCCCGTCCAGGACCCTCGGCCGGGAGGAGCGCCAGGCCCAGCACCAGCGCCGCAAGGACGTCGCCGAGCGGGCCCTCCTGGCCCGCCAATCCGTGGAAACGGCGGAACCGGTGGCCCCCCGGCCGTCCCCCGCCGCCCCCCGATCCCCCTCCAAGGAACTGCCCGCATTGCTGGAGCACCTGGAAGCCCAGGAGGTGCTCCTGACCCCCGGAGCGGTCCACCACAGCCTGGCCCGCCACGGCAGCGGCAGCACGGACGCCAACGGCCGCTGGGCCGCGGCCTGGGAGGACCCGGAGGCGCTGGCCCCCCTCATCGCCCGGGGCCTGCTGGCCTCCGGGGTCATCGCCAAGGTGACCGCCCCCGACGGCGCCTTCGTGACGGCCTGCGAAAGCAAGGAGATCGTGGGCACCTACCGCGACCGCCTGGGCGTCCACCCCACCCGGTGGTTCCGGGTGATCACGGAGCGGCATGCGGTGGACGGCCAGGAAATCCAGGTCGTCATGACCGCCTACCCCATCGCCGAGCATTGGCGATGA
- a CDS encoding MFS transporter — MATTPVEQSPLNQIIQPFIDLVHAPRALWAVNLLSFLEGFVYFGMVIYLHMYFNQYGGLSDPKAGLMVGFLTWGITISMLFFGGRADAWGLRRTFIVALCIMFAGRSLLALAPYLGLRGGGFLTPFALVGALAITLVMTGYGMCYPAGYAAIRKFTTPATAGMGYAMLYAVMNLGGWLPTFMTPVRTHYGIRGAFAFYSAVTLVSLAALMLLLDRRTERDALAAGLAAQEAPAAPAGAAAPSGGLVNWLRNHPLADPKFSFFIFCLIPVQTLFAYNWLLFAPYVSRAFAGTWVGTHFEAASSLNTLLVFVLCPVVAALTTKVKVYTMMILGTAVMASPTFILALGPTALGLLAYIVLMSVGEAMWQPRFLQYAAEIAPEGRTGAYMGVAQFPWFLTKMLVSFYAGTALATWCPAAGPGRTGTMWFIFGSVAMLTTVMLILARGWLGKDFKTRQA; from the coding sequence GTGGCCACGACCCCAGTGGAACAGTCCCCCCTGAACCAGATCATCCAGCCCTTCATCGACCTGGTGCACGCGCCCAGGGCCCTGTGGGCCGTGAACCTCCTGAGCTTCCTGGAAGGGTTCGTGTACTTCGGGATGGTCATCTACCTCCACATGTACTTCAACCAGTACGGGGGCCTGTCGGATCCCAAGGCCGGGCTCATGGTGGGCTTCCTCACCTGGGGCATCACCATCTCCATGCTCTTCTTCGGGGGCCGCGCCGACGCGTGGGGGCTGCGCAGGACCTTCATCGTCGCCCTGTGCATCATGTTCGCGGGGCGCTCCCTGCTGGCCCTGGCGCCCTACCTGGGGCTCCGGGGCGGGGGCTTCCTCACCCCCTTCGCCCTGGTGGGGGCCCTGGCCATCACCTTGGTCATGACGGGCTACGGCATGTGCTACCCCGCGGGCTACGCGGCCATCCGCAAGTTCACGACGCCCGCCACCGCCGGCATGGGCTACGCCATGCTCTACGCCGTCATGAACCTGGGGGGCTGGCTCCCCACCTTCATGACCCCCGTGCGCACCCACTACGGCATCCGGGGCGCCTTCGCCTTCTATTCCGCCGTGACCCTGGTGAGCCTGGCGGCGCTCATGCTCCTCCTGGACCGCAGGACCGAAAGGGACGCGCTGGCCGCGGGCCTCGCCGCCCAGGAGGCCCCCGCCGCGCCCGCCGGGGCCGCGGCGCCTTCGGGCGGCCTCGTGAACTGGTTGCGCAACCACCCCCTGGCCGACCCGAAATTCTCCTTCTTCATCTTCTGCCTCATCCCCGTGCAGACGCTCTTCGCCTACAACTGGCTGCTCTTCGCGCCCTACGTGAGCCGGGCCTTCGCGGGCACCTGGGTGGGCACCCACTTCGAGGCCGCCAGCAGCCTGAACACGCTCCTGGTCTTCGTGCTCTGCCCCGTGGTGGCCGCCCTCACCACCAAGGTGAAGGTCTACACCATGATGATCCTGGGCACCGCGGTGATGGCCAGCCCCACCTTCATCCTGGCCCTGGGCCCCACCGCCCTGGGCCTCCTGGCCTACATCGTCCTGATGAGCGTGGGCGAGGCCATGTGGCAGCCCCGGTTCCTGCAGTACGCCGCCGAGATCGCCCCCGAGGGCCGCACCGGCGCCTACATGGGCGTGGCCCAGTTCCCGTGGTTCCTCACCAAGATGCTGGTGTCCTTCTACGCCGGCACCGCGCTGGCCACCTGGTGCCCCGCGGCCGGCCCCGGACGCACCGGGACCATGTGGTTCATCTTCGGATCGGTGGCGATGCTGACGACGGTGATGCTCATCCTGGCCCGGGGGTGGCTGGGGAAGGATTTCAAGACCCGCCAGGCCTGA
- a CDS encoding fumarylacetoacetate hydrolase family protein, with protein MKLVTFLHNGQERIGAVTGGGRVLDFHAGDKRLAVDMLTLIRRQDALMPLARALAAEAPASAFLEVGQVTFLAPVPRPVSMRDGYAFRQHVATARRNRGLEMIPEFDLFPVTYFTNHQAVAGPGPVEVLDHHLRRLDYELEVAAVLGRPLKNATLAQADEAIFGFMVMNDWSARHLQMEEMKLSLGPCKGKDFATSLGPWLVTCDELPLEPTPQGRVLRARMTASVNGRLLSDGEAASMNWTFAQILQRTSYGVQMHPGEVVGSGTVGTGCLLELNGSKVTDDLWLKDGDFVVMEVQGLGRLENTVTRAEGIDLPPELVALGPRSPLP; from the coding sequence ATGAAGCTGGTGACCTTTCTGCACAACGGCCAGGAGCGCATCGGCGCCGTAACGGGCGGCGGGCGCGTCCTGGACTTCCACGCGGGCGACAAGCGCCTGGCGGTGGACATGCTCACCCTCATCCGGCGCCAGGACGCCCTCATGCCCCTGGCCCGGGCCCTGGCCGCCGAGGCCCCGGCCTCGGCCTTCCTGGAGGTGGGGCAGGTGACCTTCCTGGCCCCGGTGCCCAGGCCCGTGTCCATGCGGGACGGCTACGCCTTCCGCCAGCACGTGGCCACCGCCCGGCGCAACCGTGGGCTGGAGATGATCCCCGAATTCGATCTCTTCCCCGTCACCTACTTCACCAACCACCAGGCGGTGGCGGGCCCGGGCCCCGTGGAGGTGCTGGACCACCACCTGCGGCGCCTGGACTACGAACTGGAGGTGGCCGCCGTCCTGGGCCGCCCCCTCAAGAACGCCACCCTGGCCCAGGCCGACGAGGCCATCTTCGGCTTCATGGTCATGAACGACTGGAGCGCCCGGCACCTGCAGATGGAGGAGATGAAGCTTAGCCTGGGTCCCTGCAAGGGCAAGGACTTCGCCACGAGCCTGGGGCCCTGGCTGGTGACCTGCGACGAGCTCCCCCTGGAGCCGACGCCCCAGGGGCGCGTCCTGCGGGCGCGAATGACGGCCTCGGTGAACGGGCGCCTCCTCAGCGACGGCGAGGCCGCCTCCATGAACTGGACCTTTGCGCAGATCCTCCAGCGCACGTCGTACGGCGTGCAGATGCACCCCGGGGAGGTGGTGGGCAGCGGCACCGTGGGCACGGGGTGCCTCCTGGAGCTCAACGGCTCCAAGGTCACCGACGACCTGTGGCTGAAGGACGGAGATTTCGTCGTGATGGAGGTGCAGGGGCTGGGGCGGCTGGAGAACACCGTGACCCGGGCCGAGGGCATCGACCTCCCGCCCGAACTGGTGGCCCTGGGGCCCCGGAGCCCGCTTCCGTGA
- a CDS encoding flavin reductase family protein: MRTILPADLDPAATNALLTGGVAPRPIALASTVSGSGVRNLSPFSFFNAFGSNPPMVAFAPNRRARDGTVKDTYRNATATGEFVIAAVSFAMLQQMNVASGEYPAEVDEFLKSGLTPLPALKVAPALVGESPFQMECRLHREVELGSGPGSGLMLIGEVLAFHVREDCLDLHPDRLDLVGRNGGAFYTRASGKAILQVAKPVGRPLGYDALPEALKRSRILTGNDLGRLANSPELPDPRGAQPLRGDPADPEGLERAIHAALQREDLPEAWRLVGRRLEI; this comes from the coding sequence GTGAGGACCATCCTTCCGGCGGACCTGGATCCCGCGGCCACCAACGCCCTGCTCACGGGCGGCGTGGCCCCCAGGCCCATCGCCCTGGCCAGCACGGTCTCCGGGAGCGGCGTGAGGAACCTCTCGCCCTTCAGCTTCTTCAACGCCTTCGGGAGCAACCCCCCCATGGTGGCCTTCGCCCCCAACCGCCGGGCCCGGGACGGCACGGTGAAGGACACCTACCGCAACGCCACCGCCACGGGCGAATTCGTCATCGCGGCGGTGAGCTTCGCCATGCTCCAGCAGATGAACGTGGCCAGCGGGGAGTACCCCGCCGAGGTGGACGAATTCCTGAAGTCGGGCCTCACGCCGCTGCCCGCGCTCAAGGTGGCCCCGGCCCTGGTGGGGGAATCGCCCTTCCAGATGGAATGCCGGCTGCACCGGGAGGTGGAGCTGGGATCCGGCCCCGGGTCGGGCCTCATGCTCATCGGCGAGGTGCTGGCCTTCCACGTGCGGGAGGACTGCCTGGACCTGCATCCGGACCGCCTGGACCTGGTGGGGCGCAACGGCGGGGCCTTCTACACCCGGGCCTCGGGCAAGGCCATCCTCCAGGTGGCCAAGCCCGTGGGCCGGCCCCTGGGCTACGACGCCCTGCCCGAGGCCCTCAAGCGCAGCCGCATCCTCACCGGCAACGACCTGGGCCGGCTGGCCAACTCCCCGGAACTCCCCGATCCCCGCGGCGCCCAGCCCCTCCGGGGCGATCCCGCGGACCCCGAGGGGCTGGAGCGGGCCATCCACGCCGCGCTCCAGCGGGAGGACCTGCCCGAGGCCTGGCGGCTCGTGGGACGCCGTCTGGAGATCTGA
- a CDS encoding response regulator: MGRGVRVLLVEDDAQLGKALLRSLVQAGYETRWARTLAGGDLLLRTQAFEILLLDLGLPDGSGLELLRALRRRQDRTPVLILTAQDSVQDRVRGLDEGADDYQVKPFAVPELLSRIRALVRRSAGFAARRWVMGDLALDPEARTVTLREAPVDLAPREFQVLHLLSLNAGRVVTRAQLEETLFALGAEPESNAIEVHIHHLRRKLGAERIRTVRGLGYLLEGA, encoded by the coding sequence ATGGGTCGAGGCGTCCGCGTCCTCCTCGTCGAAGATGACGCTCAGCTGGGCAAGGCCCTGCTGCGGTCCCTGGTGCAGGCCGGGTACGAAACCCGGTGGGCCAGGACCCTGGCCGGCGGGGACCTCCTCCTGCGCACCCAGGCCTTCGAAATCCTCCTCCTGGACCTGGGCCTTCCCGACGGATCGGGCCTGGAACTGCTCCGGGCCCTGCGCAGGCGCCAGGACCGGACCCCGGTGCTCATCCTCACCGCCCAGGATTCCGTCCAGGACCGGGTGCGGGGCCTGGACGAGGGGGCCGACGACTACCAGGTGAAGCCCTTCGCCGTCCCCGAGCTGCTCTCCCGGATCCGCGCCCTGGTGCGCAGGAGCGCGGGCTTCGCCGCCCGCCGCTGGGTGATGGGGGACCTGGCCCTGGACCCCGAGGCCCGCACCGTCACCCTCCGGGAGGCCCCGGTGGACCTGGCGCCCCGGGAATTCCAGGTGCTCCACCTCCTGTCCCTGAACGCCGGGCGGGTGGTGACCCGGGCCCAGCTGGAGGAGACCCTCTTCGCCCTGGGCGCGGAACCCGAGAGCAACGCCATCGAAGTGCACATCCACCACCTGCGGCGCAAGCTGGGCGCCGAGCGGATCCGCACCGTCCGGGGCCTGGGCTACCTGCTGGAGGGGGCGTGA
- a CDS encoding sensor histidine kinase, translated as MRSSLFRRVAWAQAGSLGALVVLLLGLEFGSSFLGYSSDFDQTMRPYAMGLALLLADESDPRRIEEVARKIQDLDERTTWPAGVRPAGYQAYYQVLDARGAMLFRTAGTPPRPYTSLGPGFHVVRVDGRRTRVLVEDAANGRIRVIIGESLPLRRAAILRSMRMLPVSYLLILLPMVLFTWVATRRALRPLRQLADAVEARAATDLGPLDPTVDLKEVRPLLSALNRHMARVSGLIESQRRFVADAAHSLRTPLAVLGAQAHALVQAPGPGEREQLGGELRAGIERATSVVHQLLSVARLEGAGPDPVTATVDLAELARERVALLVPLALRRGQDLGVEGPDHLPCRAHGAMLATALDNLLENALRYTPEGGVITLRLGRDGARCWCEVEDDGPGIPDSFREQAFDRFARAPGAPGHGAGLGLSIVRKALDLHHGTVSLLDPPGGRGLRVRIEI; from the coding sequence GTGAGAAGTTCGCTCTTCCGCCGGGTGGCCTGGGCCCAGGCCGGTTCCCTGGGGGCGCTGGTCGTTCTCCTGCTGGGCCTGGAGTTCGGGTCCTCCTTCCTGGGGTACTCCTCGGATTTCGACCAGACCATGCGGCCCTACGCCATGGGCCTGGCCCTGCTGCTGGCCGACGAATCCGACCCGCGGCGCATCGAGGAGGTGGCGCGCAAGATCCAGGACCTGGATGAGCGCACCACCTGGCCCGCGGGCGTGCGCCCGGCGGGCTACCAGGCCTACTACCAGGTCCTGGACGCCCGGGGCGCCATGCTGTTCCGCACGGCGGGGACGCCCCCGCGGCCCTACACCAGCCTCGGACCCGGGTTCCACGTGGTGCGGGTGGACGGGAGGCGCACCCGGGTGCTGGTGGAGGACGCCGCCAACGGGCGCATCCGGGTCATCATCGGCGAATCCCTTCCCCTGCGCCGCGCGGCGATCCTCCGGTCCATGAGGATGCTGCCCGTGTCCTACCTCCTGATCCTCCTGCCCATGGTGCTCTTCACCTGGGTGGCCACCCGCCGTGCCCTCCGGCCCCTGCGCCAGCTGGCCGACGCCGTGGAGGCCCGGGCCGCCACGGATCTGGGGCCCCTGGACCCGACCGTCGACCTGAAGGAGGTCCGCCCCCTGCTCTCCGCCCTGAACCGGCACATGGCCCGGGTTTCCGGCCTGATCGAATCCCAGCGGCGCTTCGTGGCCGACGCGGCCCACTCCCTGCGGACGCCCCTGGCGGTGCTGGGGGCCCAGGCCCACGCCCTGGTCCAGGCCCCCGGTCCCGGGGAGCGGGAGCAACTGGGCGGCGAGTTGCGGGCCGGCATCGAGCGGGCCACCTCCGTGGTCCACCAGCTCCTGTCCGTGGCCCGCCTGGAAGGCGCCGGCCCCGACCCCGTCACCGCCACGGTGGACCTGGCGGAACTGGCCCGGGAGCGGGTGGCCCTCCTGGTGCCCCTGGCCCTGCGCCGGGGCCAGGACCTGGGCGTGGAGGGCCCCGACCACCTCCCCTGCCGGGCCCACGGCGCCATGCTGGCCACGGCCCTGGACAACCTCCTGGAGAACGCCCTGCGCTACACCCCCGAGGGAGGCGTCATCACCCTCCGCCTGGGCCGGGACGGCGCCCGCTGCTGGTGCGAAGTGGAGGACGACGGCCCCGGCATCCCCGATTCCTTCCGGGAACAAGCCTTCGACCGCTTCGCCCGCGCCCCCGGCGCCCCCGGCCACGGCGCCGGCCTCGGCCTCTCCATCGTCCGCAAAGCCCTCGACCTCCACCACGGCACCGTGAGCCTCCTGGATCCCCCCGGCGGCCGTGGCCTCCGGGTCCGGATCGAGATCTAG
- a CDS encoding tetratricopeptide repeat protein — MENRNILIGLGTGLVAGFLLGYGAGVYFTTSGGHTHPPQPPPAAAPAGMPPMAMGQVDAFARIAATKAALEKNPKDFDALVLLGNDYFDTHQPQLSVDAYAKALALDPTNPKAADILTDQGVMYRELKAYDKALANFKAATKINPQHLPSMLNMGIVYATNLNDKPAARKVWSRIVEIAPESTQGQQAKQFLAGI; from the coding sequence GTGGAGAACCGCAACATCCTGATCGGTCTGGGGACCGGGCTCGTGGCCGGCTTCCTTCTGGGCTACGGGGCGGGTGTCTATTTCACCACCTCCGGAGGCCACACCCACCCCCCCCAGCCGCCCCCCGCCGCCGCTCCCGCCGGCATGCCCCCCATGGCCATGGGCCAGGTGGACGCCTTCGCCCGCATCGCCGCCACCAAGGCCGCCCTGGAGAAGAACCCCAAGGATTTCGACGCCCTGGTCCTGCTGGGCAACGACTACTTCGACACCCACCAGCCCCAGCTCAGCGTGGACGCCTACGCCAAGGCCCTGGCCCTGGACCCCACGAACCCCAAGGCCGCCGACATCCTCACGGACCAGGGGGTGATGTACCGCGAACTGAAGGCCTACGACAAGGCCCTGGCCAACTTCAAGGCGGCCACCAAGATCAACCCCCAGCACCTGCCCAGCATGCTGAACATGGGCATCGTGTACGCCACCAACCTCAACGACAAGCCCGCCGCCAGGAAAGTCTGGTCGCGGATCGTGGAGATCGCCCCGGAGAGCACCCAGGGGCAACAGGCAAAGCAGTTCCTGGCTGGGATTTAG